A window of the Acidithiobacillus thiooxidans ATCC 19377 genome harbors these coding sequences:
- a CDS encoding Crp/Fnr family transcriptional regulator codes for MNSEIASKRSDCLQCRMRDQSIFAGLNTEELCSLGMEVQDIEGRQGDVLYRMKEPARYAYTLRNGAVKLVCSLESGQDVIVRLLHHGDLLGFEGMQGEHHRHSAIVLAPSQLCRLDLAELQRLSERLPKVRAAILQRWQDALQKSEERIIELGAKRAEARLATFLLQWARRYPQLRSLPFPLTRTDIAAFLGLSTEHVSRIMADFKRKALIQEQGSQLEILKPKSLAHIAGLSEAHKPD; via the coding sequence ATGAACAGCGAAATTGCCAGCAAACGTTCTGATTGCCTGCAATGTCGCATGCGCGACCAAAGTATATTTGCAGGACTGAATACCGAAGAACTCTGCAGTCTGGGGATGGAAGTGCAGGATATAGAGGGTCGGCAAGGGGACGTTCTTTATCGGATGAAAGAACCTGCTCGATATGCTTATACCTTGCGAAATGGTGCGGTGAAGCTGGTATGTTCTCTGGAAAGTGGTCAGGACGTTATCGTTCGTTTACTCCATCACGGAGATCTGCTTGGTTTTGAAGGCATGCAGGGAGAACATCATCGCCATAGTGCTATCGTTCTTGCTCCGAGTCAGCTCTGTCGACTTGATCTGGCAGAACTCCAGCGCTTGTCGGAACGTCTGCCCAAAGTTCGGGCGGCCATTTTGCAGCGTTGGCAGGACGCCCTGCAAAAAAGTGAAGAACGGATTATTGAGCTGGGCGCTAAACGGGCCGAGGCCCGGCTGGCGACTTTTTTACTGCAATGGGCCCGGCGCTATCCGCAGTTACGCAGTTTGCCTTTCCCGTTAACGCGAACAGATATCGCCGCCTTTCTGGGGCTATCTACCGAGCATGTCAGTCGGATTATGGCAGATTTTAAGCGTAAGGCGTTGATTCAGGAGCAGGGCAGTCAACTGGAAATCTTGAAACCAAAAAGTCTTGCGCATATTGCCGGCCTGTCTGAAGCGCATAAACCCGACTAA
- a CDS encoding SPOR domain-containing protein yields the protein MNRQKHMKNTDNVARPTREMQTGRMRLGVLIFIIFLLVILLFVSFIWKSSAVSEPGKVKMITSDSTSVFLTLPKTSAPTGSAVSTAKTLLLTSATRSPTSPVSAESSPGPANVASAVPAAVKPVPIPHACQQAGWYVQLGAFGKVTMAEQLLQEVDKVGVKACVGTLSVNHLFRVLVGPQSSKSEAGSAATGIGKKSRQKGAYPQYWATQ from the coding sequence GTGAACCGCCAAAAACACATGAAAAATACAGATAATGTCGCCAGACCGACCCGGGAGATGCAGACCGGGCGCATGCGCTTGGGTGTGCTGATTTTCATTATTTTTTTGCTGGTCATTTTGTTGTTTGTTTCCTTTATCTGGAAATCTTCGGCTGTTTCCGAACCTGGAAAAGTCAAAATGATCACTTCAGATTCCACCAGTGTATTCCTGACCTTGCCGAAAACGTCTGCCCCGACCGGTTCAGCAGTATCCACAGCCAAAACGCTGTTACTGACTTCGGCAACCCGTTCTCCTACTTCACCGGTGTCCGCAGAGTCATCTCCGGGCCCTGCCAACGTTGCGTCAGCTGTTCCCGCAGCCGTTAAACCGGTACCCATTCCCCATGCTTGTCAGCAAGCCGGTTGGTATGTGCAACTGGGTGCTTTTGGAAAAGTCACCATGGCTGAACAATTGCTGCAAGAAGTCGATAAAGTGGGTGTCAAAGCCTGCGTGGGGACGCTTTCCGTTAACCACCTGTTTCGGGTGCTGGTGGGGCCGCAATCCAGCAAAAGCGAGGCAGGATCAGCGGCCACGGGAATTGGCAAAAAATCCAGGCAGAAGGGTGCCTATCCACAGTATTGGGCTACTCAATAA